One segment of Takifugu rubripes chromosome 5, fTakRub1.2, whole genome shotgun sequence DNA contains the following:
- the sox8 gene encoding DNA-binding transcription factor Sox8 (The RefSeq protein has 2 substitutions compared to this genomic sequence), with the protein MLKMTEEHDKCVNDQPCSPSGTNSSMSQDESDSDAPSSPTGSDGQGSLLTSLGRKVDSEDDERFPACIRDAVSQVLKGYDWSLVPMPVRGNGSLKNKPHVKRPMNAFMVWAQAARRKLADQYPHLHNAELSKTLGKLWRLLSESEKRPFVDEAERLRIQHKKDHPDYKYQPRRRKNAKPGQSDSDSGAELANHMYKAEPGMGGLAGLTDAHHHAEHAGQPHGPPTPPTTPKTDLHHGMRQDLKHEGRRLVDSGRQNIDFSNVDISELSTDVISNMETFDVHEFDQYLPLNGHTSSSSGLPSDQPPAPVGSYASSYGHAGINGSAWSRKGAMSSSSPSSGEVGQHRLQIKTEQLSPSHYSEHSHRSPPHSDYGSYSSPACVTSATSAASVPFSGSQCDYSDIQSTNYYNPYSSYSSGLYQYPYFHSSRRPYGSPILNSLSMAPAHSPTGSGWDQPVYTTLSRP; encoded by the exons ATGTTGAAAATGACAGAGGAGCATGACAAGTGTGTCAACGATCAGCCCTGCAGCCCGTCCGGCACCAACAGCTCCATGTCCCAGGACGAATCCGACTCCGACGCTCCGTCCTCTCCGACGGGCTCCGACGGTCAGGGGTCGCTGCTCACTAGCTTGGGAAGGAAAGTGGATTCCGAGGATGACGAGCGGTTCCCGGCTTGCATCCGTGACGCCGTCTCTCAGGTCCTGAAGGGTTACGACTGGTCCCTGGTGCCGATGCCCGTGAGGGGGAACGGATCTCTGAAGAATAAACCTCACGTCAAGAGACCCATGAACGCGTTCATGGTTTGGGCGCAGGCGGCCCGCAGGAAGCTGGCGGATCAGTACCCGCACTTGCACAACGCCGAACTGAGCAAGACGCTGGGGAAACTGTGGCG TTTGCTCTCGGAGAGCGAGAAGAGGCCGTTCGTCGATGAGGCGGAGAGGCTTCGCATTCAGCACAAGAAAGATCACCCGGACTACAAGTACCAGCCTCGGCGACGGAAGAATGCAAAGCCGGGCCAGAGCGACTCGGACTCCGGGGCAGAACTCGCCCACCACATGTATAAAGCTGAGCCGGGCATGGGAGGACTGGCAGGGTTAACTGATGCTCACCACCACGCTGAACACGCAG GGCAGCCCCACGGCCCCCCCACACCTCCCACGACCCCTAAAACGGACCTTCACCACGGCATGAAGCAGGATCTGAAACACGAAGGTCGCCGCCTTGTCGACAGCGGCAGGCAGAACATCGACTTCAGTAACGTGGACATCTCCGAGCTCAGCACCGACGTCATCAGCAACATGGAGACCTTTGACGTGCACGAGTTCGACCAGTACCTCCCGCTTAACGGCCACACTTCGAGCTCCTCCGGCCTGCCTTCAGACCAGCCTCCGGCACCCGTTGGTTCTTACGCCTCCTCTTACGGCCACGCAGGCATCAACGGTTCGGCGTGGAGCCGCAAGGGCGCaatgtcctcgtcctcccctTCATCTGGAGAGGTGGGCCAGCACCGGCTCCAGATCAAAACGGAGCAGCTGAGCCCGAGCCACTACAGCGAGCACTCTCACAGGTCCCCGCCTCACTCCGACTACGGCTCCTACAGCAGTCCGGCCTGCGTGACCTCTGCCACGTCAGCCGCCTCGGTGCCGTTCTCGGGCTCCCAGTGTGACTATTCTGACATCCAGAGCACCAACTATTACAACCCCTACTCCAGCTACTCCTCCGGCCTCTACCAGTACCCTTACTTCCactcctccaggagaccctACGGCAGCCCCATCCTCAACAGCCTGTCCATGGCTCCTGCTCACAGCCCCACCGGCTCCGGCTGGGACCAGCCTGTCTACACCACCCTGTCCCGGCCTTAA
- the LOC115249896 gene encoding SUN domain-containing protein 2-like isoform X1, translating into MGYYDKDGNPTICYRDSVSRVDKRKQNRAITSDTSDRTDRDSYDIKRFLNYLKESISSESSSSGSCMSSSSKDTVITYKTKWLIFSSLVVLALMLPVISYHVDVNSIERPTSYDLVPTSPVCHKCTNQSFGNVMMRIQKLQTELHYLKEKLNYQLTDANFWTNFALESDGAKVDKKRSSSTYERIAGEKLLGIQLFSKVVPAAVIGGQHPPIPGNCWSFPGSHGNLFIELSHTITVSNVTLDHVLKSVSPNDTIPSAPRHFTVYGLQSLDDKAVHLGKFMYDLEGNPSQTFAVKVHDSIRSKYIDLQIESNYGHADYTCLYGFRVHGRI; encoded by the exons ATGGGATATTACGACAAGGATGGAAATCCAACAATTTGTTACAGAGATAGTGTTTCCAG AGTTGACAAGCGGAAGCAAAACCGCGCAATTACAAGCGACACATCTGACAGGACTGACAGGGACAGCTATGACATTAAACGATTCCTGAACTACCTTAAAGAGTCGATCTCCTCAGAGTCGAGCTCCTCAGGAAGCTGCATGTCCAGCAGTAGCAAAGATACAGTCATTACCTACAAGACCAAGTGGCTCATTTTCTCTAGTCTGGTGGTCCTTGCTTTGA tgcTTCCAGTCATCTCTTATCATGTGGATGTCAACTCTATTGAAAGACCAACTAGTTATGACCTGGTACCCACATCTCCAGTCTGTCATAAG TGCACCAATCAAAGTTTTGGAAATGTGATGATGCGCATACAGAAGCTTCAAACTGAATTGCACTATTTGAAGGAGAAACTGAACTATCAGCTCACGGATGCAAATTTCTGGACCAACTTTGCTCTAGAGTCTGACG GAGCCAAAGTGGACAAAAAACGATCCTCCAGCACCTATGAGAGGATCGCGGGGGAAAAGTTGTTGGGGATTCAACTTTTTTCAAAAGTGGTTCCAGCAGCTGTCATTGGG gGACAACATCCTCCAATCCCAGGGAACTGTTGGTCATTTCCGggtagccatggcaacctgtTTATTGAACTCTCCCACACCATTACCGTCAGCAATGTGACCCTGGATCATGTTTTAAAGTCTGTTTCCCCAAACGACACCATCCCCTCGGCCCCGCGTCACTTTACAGTCTAT GGACTACAGTCTTTAGATGATAAAGCGGTGCATCTAGGGAAATTTATGTATGATCTTGAGGGTAACCCAAGCCAGACGTTTGCAgtgaag GTTCATGACAGTATTCGTTCAAAATATATAGATTTGCAAATTGAATCCAACTATGGCCATGCTGACTACACATGCTTGTATGGCTTCAGGGTCCATGGACGGATATAA
- the LOC101061634 gene encoding dexamethasone-induced Ras-related protein 1-like: MPACSRSGFRKTARFDPTHRCKGLEKQVVALKTRKSLQIGANMIKKMSPSENEFNIPAKNCHRMVILGSTKVGKTAIISRFLNERFDDQYTPTIEDFHRKLFSIRGEIYQLDILDTSGNHPFPAMRRLSILTGDIFILVFSLDNRESFQEVQRLKRQIYETKSCLRNKTKETADVPLVICGNKCDRDFYQEVQEEEIKQLVGGDKHCAYFEISAKKNTNVDQMFQTLFTMAKLPNEMSPDRHRKVSLQHCELLHSKSFKSKKCKDGNAYGVVAPFARRPSVHSDLMYIKEKAVGGSQAKEKGCIIC, from the exons ATGCCAGCCTGCTCCCGGTCGGGCTTCAGAAAGACGGCGAGGTTTGATCCCACACATCGCTGCAAAGGGTTAGAAAAACAAGttgttgctttaaaaacaagaaaatcttTGCAAATCGGCGCAAATATGATAAAGAAAATGTCACCGTCGGAGAACGAGTTCAACATACCCGCCAAGAACTGCCACCGGATGGTGATTTTGGGTTCCACGAAAGTTGGGAAGACTGCCATCATCTCTCGGTTCCTCAACGAGAGGTTTGACGACCAGTACACCCCGACTATCGAGGACTTTCACAGGAAATTATTCAGCATCAGGGGAGAGATTTACCAGTTGGACATTCTGGACACGTCTGGAAACCATCCCTTCCCCGCGATGAGGAGGCTCTCGATTCTAACCG GCGACATATTTATCCTGGTGTTCAGTCTGGACAACAGGGAGTCCTTTCAGGAGGTGCAGCGCCTGAAGCGGCAGATCTACGAGACCAAATCCTGCCTGAGAAACAAAACCAAGGAGACCGCGGACGTCCCGCTGGTCATCTGCGGCAACAAGTGCGACAGGGACTTTTATCAGGAGGTGCAAGAGGAGGAGATCAAGCAGCTTGTCGGCGGAGACAAACACTGCGCGTACTTTGAGATCTCGGCAAAGAAGAACACCAACGTGGACCAGATGTTTCAGACTTTGTTCACCATGGCCAAGTTACCCAACGAAATGAGTCCCGACCGGCACCGCAAAGTTTCGCTGCAGCACTGCGAGTTGCTCCACAGCAAATCCTTCAAAAGCAAGAAATGTAAAGACGGGAACGCGTACGGGGTCGTGGCGCCGTTTGCGCGGAGACCCAGCGTGCACAGTGACTTGATGTACATAAAGGAGAAAGCTGTGGGGGGCAGTCAGGCCAAGGAGAAGGGCTGCATCATCTGCTGA
- the LOC115249896 gene encoding SUN domain-containing protein 2-like isoform X2 yields MEIQQFVTEIVFPVLPVISYHVDVNSIERPTSYDLVPTSPVCHKCTNQSFGNVMMRIQKLQTELHYLKEKLNYQLTDANFWTNFALESDGAKVDKKRSSSTYERIAGEKLLGIQLFSKVVPAAVIGGQHPPIPGNCWSFPGSHGNLFIELSHTITVSNVTLDHVLKSVSPNDTIPSAPRHFTVYGLQSLDDKAVHLGKFMYDLEGNPSQTFAVKVRRKSFYISNDSITNLFFHLILQVHDSIRSKYIDLQIESNYGHADYTCLYGFRVHGRI; encoded by the exons ATGGAAATCCAACAATTTGTTACAGAGATAGTGTTTCCAG tgcTTCCAGTCATCTCTTATCATGTGGATGTCAACTCTATTGAAAGACCAACTAGTTATGACCTGGTACCCACATCTCCAGTCTGTCATAAG TGCACCAATCAAAGTTTTGGAAATGTGATGATGCGCATACAGAAGCTTCAAACTGAATTGCACTATTTGAAGGAGAAACTGAACTATCAGCTCACGGATGCAAATTTCTGGACCAACTTTGCTCTAGAGTCTGACG GAGCCAAAGTGGACAAAAAACGATCCTCCAGCACCTATGAGAGGATCGCGGGGGAAAAGTTGTTGGGGATTCAACTTTTTTCAAAAGTGGTTCCAGCAGCTGTCATTGGG gGACAACATCCTCCAATCCCAGGGAACTGTTGGTCATTTCCGggtagccatggcaacctgtTTATTGAACTCTCCCACACCATTACCGTCAGCAATGTGACCCTGGATCATGTTTTAAAGTCTGTTTCCCCAAACGACACCATCCCCTCGGCCCCGCGTCACTTTACAGTCTAT GGACTACAGTCTTTAGATGATAAAGCGGTGCATCTAGGGAAATTTATGTATGATCTTGAGGGTAACCCAAGCCAGACGTTTGCAgtgaaggtgaggaggaagagttttTATATTTCAAATGACAGCATAACTAACTTGTTCTTTCATCTTATCTTGCAGGTTCATGACAGTATTCGTTCAAAATATATAGATTTGCAAATTGAATCCAACTATGGCCATGCTGACTACACATGCTTGTATGGCTTCAGGGTCCATGGACGGATATAA
- the med9 gene encoding mediator of RNA polymerase II transcription subunit 9 — protein sequence MAGVQQKPEKDVHEYSLLPLVHDIIKCMEKDSQDVNQELAKLKSKIQEAREQISNMPGIESSPPVQQQQLATLREQVRTKNQLLQKYKSLCMFDVPKVS from the exons ATGGCCGGGGTTCAGCAGAAGCCAGAAAAAGACGTCCACGAATATTCTTTACTGCCTTTAGTTCACGACATTATAAAATG TATGGAAAAAGACAGCCAGGATGTCAACCAAGAATTGGCCAAACTGAAGAGTAAGATCCAGGAGGCTCGGGAGCAGATATCCAACATGCCCGGGATAGAGAGCAGTCCgccggtgcagcagcagcagctggccacGCTGCGGGAGCAGGTCCGGACGAagaaccagctgctgcagaagtaCAAAAGTCTCTGCATGTTCGACGTGCCCAAAGTATCGTGA